From Methanocella paludicola SANAE, a single genomic window includes:
- a CDS encoding FprA family A-type flavoprotein, translated as MKCEVRNGIYWVGAIDWNMRDFHGYDTPKGTSYNAYLIVDEKVALVDTVKGGFSEEMFMGIREHVDPSKIDYVIVNHLEKDHSGALEDVMAVAKNAKVYCSTRARAGLVDKYGERWPMTAVKTGDTLKLGKKTLRFIEVPMVHWPDSMFTYAEEDKVLLSNDAFGQHIATSQRFEDQVRANIMYDARAYYANILMPLSSIIAGTLEKLPALNLSPDIIAPSHGLIWRRDPGRIVNAYTAWSSFRPKEEAVIAYSTMWGLTDMMARLIAFGIMDEGVDVRLYDLHESTLASVMTDLLEARAVIVGSSTQNNIMLHGTAELMAYLKGLRPKNKIAAAFGAYGWAGGAVKEIDDGLRAIGLETVEPLAFKHIMTTLSEDDKKKCIEFGRSIARRIKGGQA; from the coding sequence ATGAAGTGCGAGGTCAGGAACGGCATATACTGGGTCGGCGCCATCGACTGGAACATGAGGGATTTCCACGGCTACGATACGCCCAAGGGGACGAGCTATAACGCTTACCTCATAGTGGACGAGAAGGTCGCGCTCGTGGACACGGTCAAGGGAGGGTTCTCGGAGGAGATGTTCATGGGCATCCGGGAGCACGTCGACCCTTCGAAGATCGACTACGTCATCGTGAACCACCTGGAGAAGGACCACTCAGGGGCCCTCGAAGACGTCATGGCGGTCGCGAAGAACGCGAAGGTCTATTGCTCTACCCGGGCGAGGGCCGGCCTCGTCGACAAGTACGGGGAGAGGTGGCCCATGACCGCCGTCAAGACCGGAGACACGCTGAAGCTGGGCAAAAAGACGCTGAGGTTCATCGAGGTGCCCATGGTCCACTGGCCCGACAGCATGTTCACATACGCCGAGGAGGATAAGGTCCTCTTATCGAACGACGCGTTCGGCCAGCACATCGCGACCTCCCAGCGGTTCGAGGACCAGGTCCGGGCCAACATCATGTACGACGCCCGCGCCTACTACGCTAACATCTTAATGCCGCTGTCCTCCATCATCGCCGGGACGCTCGAGAAGCTGCCGGCGCTCAACCTCTCGCCCGATATCATCGCCCCCTCGCACGGGCTCATCTGGAGGAGGGACCCGGGCAGGATCGTGAACGCCTATACGGCATGGTCGAGCTTCCGCCCGAAAGAGGAGGCGGTCATCGCCTACAGCACCATGTGGGGCCTCACCGACATGATGGCCAGGCTCATCGCCTTCGGCATCATGGACGAGGGGGTCGACGTGCGGCTCTACGATCTCCATGAGTCCACGCTGGCCTCGGTCATGACCGACCTGCTCGAGGCGAGAGCCGTTATCGTGGGCTCCTCGACCCAGAACAACATCATGCTCCACGGCACGGCCGAGCTCATGGCCTACCTGAAGGGGCTGCGGCCGAAGAACAAGATAGCCGCGGCCTTCGGCGCCTACGGGTGGGCAGGCGGGGCCGTGAAGGAGATCGACGACGGGCTCAGGGCGATCGGCCTGGAGACAGTGGAGCCGCTGGCTTTCAAGCATATCATGACGACGCTCAGCGAGGACGACAAGAAGAAGTGCATCGAGTTCGGGCGCAGCATCGCCCGCAGGATAAAAGGAGGACAGGCATGA
- a CDS encoding rubredoxin-like domain-containing protein: MTKWMCRVCGYIHEGEEPPEECPLCGAPKSEFEKVP, encoded by the coding sequence ATGACGAAGTGGATGTGCAGGGTGTGCGGGTACATACACGAGGGCGAGGAGCCGCCCGAGGAGTGCCCGCTCTGCGGGGCCCCGAAGTCGGAGTTCGAGAAGGTGCCCTAG